One Setaria viridis chromosome 5, Setaria_viridis_v4.0, whole genome shotgun sequence genomic region harbors:
- the LOC117855363 gene encoding transcription repressor OFP8: MSSRSSRRGRSGSFTLRQPPVVDIGCNCRRPKLFSVLSSSTSSLFRGGGKPKSPNASSTSTTTAFTATTAGGRSGTTATSTDSSSWGPASFVATNSLYEDPVAAAAAVAPQEREQQEARRRRRQQRRRRRRAAAAPARHGVGEEVDDGRRVARESVAVAVESAEPYEDFRESMVQMVVEKEIYAWDDLNDLLHQFLSLNSPRHHPLILHAFADLWTRNGLFCPPSPCQF, from the coding sequence ATGTCGAGCAGGTCGTCCAGGAGGGGCAGGAGCGGCAGCTTCACGCTGCGGCAGCCGCCGGTGGTGGACATCGGCTGCAACTGCCGCCGCCCGAAGCTGTTCTccgtcctctcctcctcgaCGTCGTCCCTGTTCCGCGGCGGGGGCAAGCCCAAGTCCCCGaacgcctcctccacctccaccaccacggcgTTCACGGCCACCACCGCGGGCGGGCGCAGCGGCACCACGGCCACCTCCACCGACTCCTCGTCCTGGGGCCCCGCGTCGTTCGTCGCCACCAACTCGCTCTACGAGGAcccggtggcggcagcggcggcggtggcgccgcaggagcgggagcagcaggaggctcggcggcggcggaggcagcagcgccggcgccgcaggcgcgcggccgccgcccccgcgcgccacggcgtcggggaggaggtggacgacgggcggcgggtggcccgCGAgagcgtggcggtggcggtggagtcgGCGGAGCCGTACGAGGACTTCCGCGAGTCGATGGTGCAGATGGTGGTGGAGAAGGAGATCTACGCGTGGGACGACCTCAACGACCTCCTCCACCAGTTCCTCTCCCTCAACTCGCCGCGCCACCACCCGCTCATCCTCCATGCCTTCGCCGACCTCTGGACACGCAACGGCCTCTTCTGCCCGCCGTCCCCCTGCCAGTTCTAG